The window TTTTGTGTTGCATCCCCACAAAAAGATGGTAAAAACCTAAGCCCTTTTGCACGACTGGCCCAAAATCTGAAGGACCTTGTGCTCCCTCATAATAAAACGCATTGAATTGTATTTCTATAGGAGAACCCAGAAATGAGTACGGACGAGCAGGACTTGGATACCCCTGACGAAATTGATAGCGAAGAAGCAATGGCTGCTGAGGAGATGCAGGAAATCCGGGCAATGCTTTTGAGCCAAATGGAGGAAATTGAAGAGCGGCTCAACGCTACACAGGAAGAGACAGAGTTTGAGGTCGGAGATGAGGTAGATCACTCCGTCATTTCTCAGGAGCAAACTCTGAACAGCTTGATTGCAAGCAGAGAAATTGAGCGCCTACAACAGATCAAGGATGCTCTGCAGAGGATGGACAGTGGAGAGTATGGTTGGTGCGAAGAAACTGGTCAGTGGATTGGCAAGAAACGTCTAATGGCCCTTCCTTTCACCCGACTCAGCCTTGAAGCACAAATGGAACAGGAACGAAGTGCGAATCGAAATCGTGGAGTCAGCGGATTTAGTGAAGACACCAACTATGCTGGGAACTATCGAGACTAATTAGGATTCAGGCGCCAGCATGGCAAATCTGCTAAGCTATGATGCTTCGCAACTTCTAGTTTTCCTGCTTGTATTGATCAGGGTTGGTGGGGTATTGACAACTGCACCCATTTTCGGCAGTTCCAATATCCCCGCCCAGATCAAAATCGTCATCATTCTAGTTTTCTCCCTCATTCTAAACCCCTTCCTGCCATCCCCCACTGTTCTTCCAGAGCAAATTCACCATTTTTTGATGCTGGTCTTTAGTGAGCTGTTGATTGGTGTAACCCTTGGGCTAATTGGTAAGATTCTCTTTGCTGCTGTGGAGTTTGCAGGAGCCCTGACTGGCTTCCAGATGGGATTGAGCATTGCAAACGTTTTCGATCCCGCTTCAATGCAGCAAATATCATTGGTGTCTAAACTGGAGACCTTGATTGCTTCGCTGGTATTCTTAAGCTTGAATGGCCCAGCACTAGTTATTCAGGCAATGGTGAGAAGCTACCAGTTAATACCTGTGGGACAGGCCACCATGGGTAATGACTTGGCGAGTATGATGATTCAGCTAAGTTCAGGGATCTTCTCCATTGGTTTTCAGTTAGGTGCCCCCCTCATCATTGCGCTCCTGATCACAAACTTGATTTTGGGGCTTCTTTCCCGCTCTGTTCCTCAGATCCAGATCTTTGTCGTAGGCTTTCCTTTGACATTAATGATGGGGTTTATTTTCCTGCTTTTGGGGATGCCTTTCATGGTTCAGGCGATCAGAATCATGTTTGGACTTTACGATGATCAAATGTTAGCAGCCATCCAGATGTTGAGTTTGCCGTAGTTTCAACTACCTACTTCAGCTTGAGGCAGATTGACTTGAAGCACAGGAACCTCTTTACCCAAACTAAAACGGCACTCCTCACTAATTAGCTGCTCTGCCAAATTCAATAACAATCCTTCTTTCAGGCCGATACGGGGGATAACGACTTGTTCCGGTTTCCACATCTCGATCAGTCTGGAAAAGATTTTGGCTGATCTGGTCTTTGCCTTTCTCAGAGGCAAGAACTGATATTCGAAAATACTTCGTCCCGGCTCATGAGCACAGAAAATCCCTTCTGAGACGAGCTGTTCGCCCCATTCCCGGGCGCTTCCTCCCGACACAACTAACTGGCGATGGCTCAGACTTACCTTTACAAAGGGTTCTGTAAGGGCCTCAAGACTGGATAAATCCAGTTTTTTCCCAGCGCGTAAGACACCGAGTGGCAGGCTATCCTGCCAGAGCAGTTGCGTATCTTGTTCCAAGGACAATTCCAAGCTTCCTCCACCCAAATCCGAGTGCAGGGTTGTCCCAGACAACTCTGGCCATTGTCGTCTGAAGAGATGATGAATCAACTCTGCTTCTTCCAACCCAGTCAAAACCCGAATCTGAAAACCTTGTCTAGCTAATTCTTGGTGGGCTTCATCTCTATTTTTGGCTTCGCGGAAAGCACTTGTCGCAGAAATAGACAAAGGAGTATCTTGCGGAAGTGAGTTTTGGAAAGATTGAAGGACTTGCTGTAGGGCAAGAATTTGAGCAGTGGGAATGGATTGG of the SAR324 cluster bacterium genome contains:
- a CDS encoding TraR/DksA C4-type zinc finger protein gives rise to the protein MSTDEQDLDTPDEIDSEEAMAAEEMQEIRAMLLSQMEEIEERLNATQEETEFEVGDEVDHSVISQEQTLNSLIASREIERLQQIKDALQRMDSGEYGWCEETGQWIGKKRLMALPFTRLSLEAQMEQERSANRNRGVSGFSEDTNYAGNYRD
- the fliR gene encoding flagellar biosynthetic protein FliR, yielding MANLLSYDASQLLVFLLVLIRVGGVLTTAPIFGSSNIPAQIKIVIILVFSLILNPFLPSPTVLPEQIHHFLMLVFSELLIGVTLGLIGKILFAAVEFAGALTGFQMGLSIANVFDPASMQQISLVSKLETLIASLVFLSLNGPALVIQAMVRSYQLIPVGQATMGNDLASMMIQLSSGIFSIGFQLGAPLIIALLITNLILGLLSRSVPQIQIFVVGFPLTLMMGFIFLLLGMPFMVQAIRIMFGLYDDQMLAAIQMLSLP